The Oncorhynchus nerka isolate Pitt River linkage group LG3, Oner_Uvic_2.0, whole genome shotgun sequence genome includes the window TCGTCGGAATTGTTAAGGATGAAGGTCATATGGCCTACATCAATGgtggctcctcagaggaggaaagagaggaccatcctcagtgaatttcataaaaccTATAATTGTAAAATatttaaaagtaaaaaaatgtGATAAAATTATACTAActataatcacgtcaccaaataattgattaaaacacactattttgtaaagaatgtctacagtagccttaacagcactctgtagggtagcaccattgtGTAGCCAGAGTACAGCAATTtttcatcctcctctgggtacattgacttcaatacaaaacgtaggaggctcatggttctcacccccttccacagacttacacagtaattatgacagcttctatctcaaggccatcagactgttaaatagccatcactagcacattagaggctgctgccctatatacatagatttgaaatcactggccactttaataattggaacactagtcactttaataatgtttacatattttgcatttactcatctcatatgtatatactgtattctattgaattctattctactgtgtctTAATATATGTCGCTCTGATATTGCTCGTCCAAAAATAATATATTCATAAATCCATTAATTTactttagattgtgtgtattgttagatatcacttgttagatattactgcactgttggagctagaaccacaagcattttgctacactcgcaataacatctgctaaacacgtgtatgtgacaaataacgtttgatttgaACTTCTGGAGTACATCCTCCAGCCTAGCAGAGTTTTTGCAGATGAGCTCTTGCTGCAGTGCTCTTGCAGCATGacatgtccacccaatcaaaagatcagagaattaatctaatactgaaagcataaactacatctagctagcactgcagtgtataaaatgtggtgagtagttgactcaaatagagagaaagacaatagttgaacagtttaacAAATTAATTCAAtccaaaattaaggagaagcaagagagattGTCATTatttttcagtttcacttacttagctagaaaatgcagctagctagtttagcgtACTGAAACGCCCTGCTCATACAAAGGGATGCTATGTTGGCTAACtagctatgactatccaacacaacacttgaactcttccaagtcaaagtAAGCTTttgaactcttccaagtcaaggtaatattttgaactcttccaagtcaaggtattaCTAATTCATTGCAAACGTACAGTAACTTTACTGCaagattgtagcgggtttactaatgcgttagttcgattagctatgctgactatgatgttactttagctaatatggtgacaaaagatgtaggctgtgtgtagcggttatgacatagtttggaaagtttttttcacctggtcacattCAGCCTATGTGTTGTgtattgaagtccacaagcgaagggaagagaaggaatacAATGTGGCTGTTATGAGAGTGAAGTCTGTTTATGTGTGATTAGGGGTGGATCGGGACTGGACACCTCAGGCACCGGTGCAGAGGAATGCTCCGGCCTAGGAGcgggactggggaggcgcactggaggccggGTGTGGGGAGCTGGCACCAACATACTGGGCTGGGGGAGTAGCACTGGAGGCCAGGTGTGGGGAGCTGGCACCAACATACTGGGCTGGGGGAGTAGCACTGGAGGCCAGGTGTGGGGAGCTGGCACCAACATACTGGGCTGGGGGAGTAGCACTGGAGGCCGGGTGTGGGGAGCTGGCACCAACATACTGGGCTGGGGGAGTAGCACTGGAGGCCGGGtgtggggagctggcacaggaagtaccagactgggaaggcgcactggaggcctggtgcataGAGCCGGCACAGGttgcaccggactggtgacagcACTTCAGGGAGAGTGCAGGGAGCTGGCACCGACATACCGGGCTGGGGAGAAGCAGTGGAGGCCTGGTGCATcttgacctactacaccatagagaaacaagggctctctatggtcagggcttgACACTAAACCTATCTATATTacaatggaatatgaatgagagtaatccaatatgctgtaatagaaataaggccttgctcatggagagaaaaaaaaaatcgccctccctcatcttaaacggcactgaccgccactggccTACATATGGTATGTACAATGACGTAGAACTTTACTACGATGGTATAGAATGGCACTGCGATGGATACATGTAATTATATTGATGACGACACACCAGTGAATGATTGATTGCGATTTTTGTTTTTGTACAAACGTAATGAGTAATAAGTGTTTGTTTGCATGATAGGCTTATAAGACATTGAGTAGCCTGTTTGGTAAAGGATGTCTTCTTATtgtcagcgagtgagagagagagaatattgtCTGGTTTAGGAAGGGAATGTCTATGGAGATTCCTGGAGATCTCAGGTCTAAATCACTTGACGAGAGGGATAATGTGTCTGTGGAGGAACTAGGTGTCGAACAGCCTGCAGGAGAAGTCTGAGCACAAACAATGGATCAAAGTAATCAATCTCTACTACTGGTAACTTTGGTAAATAACCTGTGGTTGTGCAACCCTATGTGCAGATGTGATTGAGTAGTTGTGCGCTTTACTGTGCTGTGTTGCTCCTGTAATGTTGTTATACTTCCCCTCTCCAGGCAGTGGTCTCTCTGCGATTAAACTGACTCACGGGATGCGGTCTCATGAAAAGGAGCTCTGACCAACACGGAAAAGACAACAAAGCCTCAGGCCTgcatctggacacacacacacacacacacacacacacacacacacacacacacacactaaccctgtttCCATGGGGGTACTAAGGAACAACTGCTACACATTATCACTTGGGTATGCATGCATGTAAACACAGAATGAGCCAGAGCATGAGTGAGACATATGGGTTCGGTTTGTCATGccattctctctatctatctctatttcTAAGTTTGCTTGACGTCAGTACAGACCTGCTTTTTTGGGGAGTCTttttgtgtgtggtatgtgtggacTGGTACAGGGCATTGCAAGATGGTAGCAGTCCAGTGTGAAGATATACAaatgaacaaatatataaacacaacgcaacaatttcaaagattttactgagttacagttcatatcaggaacttagtcaattgaaataaattcattaggccctagtctatggatttcacatgactgggaatacagatatgaatctgttggtctcagataccttaaaaaaatggTAGGGatatggatcagaaaaccagtcagtatctggtgtgacccctatttgcctcatgcagcatgacacatctctttgcgtagagttgatcaggctgttgattatggCCTGTGTCTGGGcaaagtttctggatattggcgggaactggaacatgctgccATACATCAATCCAAAGCATCCCAAAGATGCTCATGGAGTGACATTTCTGTTGAGTATGCAGGACATTTCTGTTGAGTATGCAGGACATTTCTGTTGAGTATGCAGGACATTTCTGTTGAGTATGCAGGACATTTTCAGGTTCCAGGAATTCAGTACAGATCCTTGAgatatggggctgtgcattatcatgctgaaacatgaggtgatggcggtggatgactGGCACAACAATAGGCCTCAGGATCTGCTCACCGTGTCtctatgcattcaaattgccatcgataaatgttattgtgtttgttgtctgtagcttatgcctgcccataacatAATCCACCTTCACCATagagcactctgttcacaatgttgacatccgcaaaccgctcgcccacacgtcgccatacacgtggtctgctgttgtgagactggttgggcatactgccaaattctctaaagcaACGTTGGATGTGATTTATGGTAAAGAAAtgtacattaaattctctggcaacagctctggtggacattcctacagtcagcgtgccaattgcacgctccctcaaaacttgagacatctgtggaattatgttgtgtgacaaaacagcacattttagtgtggccttttattgtccccagcacaagttgcacctgtgcaatgatcgtgccgtttaattagcttcttgatttgccacacttgtcaggtgtaTTTGTGTACATCatgttagagaaataagctttttgtgtgtctggaacatttctggggtcttttatttcagctcattaaacatgggaTAAACACTTTTTATTTGTTGcgttttacatttttgttcagtgtatgtttGGCCCATGCTGATGTGTTTTCAGACTGTTGATTGTGTATCATGTGTTGCTCTTACTGGAATGTTTCTCAGTTCACTGTAAAGGTACATGTATTATGCTCAGTATGTTGTGAAGGTAAGGCAtagatgaagtcggaagtttacatacccttaggttggagtcattaaaactcgtttttcaaccactccacaaatttcttgttaataacaaactatagttttgccaagtcagttaggacatctactttgtgcatgacacaagtaatttttccaacaattgtttacagacagattatttcacttataactcactgtatcacaataccagtgggtaagaagtttacatacactaagttgactgcctttaagcagcttggaaaattccagaaaatgatgtcatggctttagaaacctctgatgggctaattgaaatcatttgagtcaattggaggtgtacctgtgaatgtatttcaaggcctacctgcaAACTCTgagtctctttgcttgacatcttgggaaaatcaaaagaattgtagacctccacaagtctggttcatccttgggagcaatttacaaacgcctgaaggcaacacgttcatctgtacaaacaatagtacgcaaatataatcaccatgggaccacgcagccgtcataccgctcaggaaggagacgcgttctgtctcctagagatgaacgtacttttgtgcgtaaagtgcaaatcaataccagaacaacagcaaaggaccttgtgaagatgcttgaggaaacaggtacaaagtatctatatccacagtaaaacaaggcctatgtcgacataacctgaaaggccgctcagcaaggatgaagccactgctcaaaaaccgccattaaaaaagccagattacggtttgcaactgcacatggggacaaagactttacctttttggagaaatgtcctctggtctgatgaaacaaaaattgaactgtttgaccatcatgaccattgttatgtttggaggacaaagggggaggcttgcaagctgaagaacaccatcccaaccgtgaagcacgggtgttgaagcatcatgttgtgggggtgctttgctacaggagggacttgtgaacttcacaaaatagatggcatcacgaggaaggaaaattatgtggatatattgaagcaacatctcaagacatcagtcaggaagttaaagcttgatcgcaaatgggttcttccaaatggacaatgaccccaagcatacttccaaagttgtggcaaaatggcttaaggacaacaaagtcaaggtattggagtggccatcacatagCACTGACTTCAATCCCATTGAAAATTTGGGGGTataaactgaaaaagtgtgtgcaagcaagaggcctacaaaccagactcagttacaccagctctgtcaggaggaatgggccaaaattcacccaacttattatgggaagcttgtggaaggctacccaaaacgtttgacccaagttaaactatttacaagcaatgctaccaaatactaattgagtgtatgtaaccttctgacccactgggaatgtatgtaaacttctgtgatgaatgtgatgaaagaaacaaaagctgaaataaatcattctctctactattattctgacatttcacattcttaaaataaagtggtgatcctaactaacctaagacagggaatttttcctcagataaaatgtcaggaattgtgaaaaactgagtttaaatatatttggctaaggtgtatgtaaacgtccgacttcaaatgtatgtcATATGTTTTGCCTGGGGATATGTTTATTGTGAGTGTTGCCTATATCATGTGTTGTGCTGGGgggtatacactgagtatacaaaacattaggaacacctgctccttccatgacagactgaccaggtgaatccaggtgaaagctatgatcccttattgatgtcacttgttaaatccacttagatctgtgtagatgaaggggaggggacaggttaaagaaggatgcttaagccttgagacaattgagacatggattgtgtatgtatgccattcGGAGCGTGAATGGGCAATAtgaaatatttaagtgcctttgaaagaggtatgttagtaggtgccaggctcactggtttgtgtcaacaaCTGCAACGGTGCTGGGTTTGTCACCCTCAACTTTTTCCCCTTTGTGTCAaggatggtccaccacccaaaggacaaccaaccaacttgacacaactgtgggaagcattggagtcaacgtgggccagcatccctgtggaacgctttcgacaccttgtcgagtccatgccacaatgaattgaggctgttctgatggcaaaagggaggtgttcctaatgtttttttgCTCACTGTATTTCTCACTATGTTGTGCAGTagtggaaaaagtatccaattgtcatacttgagtaaatgtaaagataccttaatagaaaatgactcaagtaaaagtgaaagtcacccagtaaaatactacttgaggaaAAGTTTAAAAGATACTTTAAATAtagttaagtatcaaaagtaaatgtaattgctcaaatgtaTCATAAGTTAAAGtgtaaataatttaaaattccttgTATTGGCACCATCTTGTTTTTTTAATTTACTGAGAGctggggcacgctccaacactaagacataatttacaaaacaaagcatttgtgtttagtgaatcctccagatcaggtagtagggatgaccagggattttctctagATAAGTGTGTGAacttgaccattttcctgtcctgctaagcatctgaaatgtaacgagtacttttgggtgtcaggaaaacTGTATGAAGCAAAAGGTTTCTTTTGGAatgcagtgaagtaaaagttgtcaaaaatataaatggtaaagtaaagtacagataccccaaagtatttttactcaagtattttacaccactggtgATGTGTAAGGTTAGATATCAGACTGGGGCACACAGGCTCCAGGGGTTTATAACTGCTCGAAGGAAACATCTGCAGCCCACCTTTAAAAGGTCCCCTCGTATATCGCAGACCATGCAGTTTACAGAGTGAACAGATGTCACAAACACtttcatgtacacacacattttCATTCCAGAAGCGCCAATGATGCTCAGGGTTGGGAAATGGGAGGTATTACTGCCATCTTGTGGTAATTGTACAGTGTTCCAGTGCATTTTATGAAAACGAACCATGGGTTCAACCTTGGTGTAAATACTGAATGGAACAATTTACTATAGGAacattgatacatttttcatgttttatttgttacatttgaaaTCCATTTACAAAGACAAAGATGCTGATATTATCTGCGCTGAAAGTGTGAGTAATGACTGATCTCCCATGACGGGATTGGTAAAAGCTATGTGATGGAACCCTTGTTTTCAACCATCTTAGATTGTGTTAAATCAGTGATAACTTCAAGGAAgttatccctctcacccccccctgaaaagatttagatgcactactgttccactggatgtcataaggtgaatgcaccaatttgtaagtcgctctggataagagcgtctgctaaatgactttaaatgtaaatgtaatggaaaTGGAAAAAATACTAAGGCTTTTTCAAAGTGTAAGAACAGAGCCAATCAGTGTGTTTAAACAAtgctgacaggtgtgtgtaataatcTTAGCTGGTAGGCAATTCACTAAACGAGAAACAGGGAGGAGCCATGTAACTATAAAATATGCTCTTAGTACAGAGAGGTCTTTATTGTAGTTGCTGTAAAGCAGACCAtcgtcaacatcatcatcatcaacatcaacatcaacatcatggGGCAACTGGAGCGAGGATCTCTATATTTATTTGTGATTCTCTGTTTGGGCTGGGTTTGTGAAGCACATTGGAACTCACAGAGAGGGCCTGCTAGACAACCGGTCTCATTGAACTACGATGATGTGTCACCAACTGAACCTGAGCTTAGGGAGCAGGACCAAACCAGGCCCCAGGTCACAGCCCGGCCTTCTGATCCCCAGTCTGTTGTGAAGGTGGTGTTGACCCCTCCAGAGCTTGTCAGGAGTGTGGGGGCCCGCTGTGGGGAGAGCAGGGTGCGGGTGGAGGCCAAACTGGACCTGTTTGGGACGGGCCAGCTAGTGAAGGCGGAGGATGTCTCCCTGGGAGGTTGCGTCTCCACGGAGTTGGACCTCTCAGCCCAGGTCCTGCTGTTTGAGTCGGAACTGCACACCTGTGGAAGTGTGCTGAAGGTAAGGGCTTCAGTGTTTGGAATAGCTAGCTAGTAATTTCATACGGTTCTATGTGTACTGTGATTTCTTCCACTGCAGAAAGATTACTTAAATATGGTGTAATGTCTAGTGACTGTTTTTTTTGGTGTAAGATGACAGAGGACTACCTTGTCTATGCCTTCACCCTGATCTACACCCCAACACCGGAAGGTGTCAATTCCATTGTCAGAACCAATGATGCCACAGTCCGCATTGAGTGCCACTATCTGAGGTGTGTGGCGTACTATAGTTCCAGACTCAATGTACCCTTATACTGCGATCTCAATGGAAACATGATCCCTTACCCTCTGCCTACCCCAGGAGACTCAATGTGAGCAGCAATGCCCTGAGGCCCACCTGGCTTCCCTATAGTGCTACCAAAGTAGCTGAGGACTCCCTGACCTTTACCCTCGCACTCATGAATGGTGGGTAATCATCTGGGCTCAATAGAGCACACCTACTGTTAATCCATCTATGCACATCTGCTCTGTTTACTGTACAGTGAGTGCATCTGTTTAAAATGTTTCATAGATGACTGGAAGTATGAGCGGTCATCTAATGTCTACTTCCTGGGAGACATTATTCATCTGGCGGTGTCTGTGCAGCAGTATCACCATGTGCCCATGCGTGTGTTTGTGGACAGCTGTGTGGCCACCCTGGTCCCTGACACCAACTCTGCTCCCAAATATGACTTCATACAGAACCATGGGTAAGGGCCAATATGGAAGGTTATTTTATTGTATTTAAAGTTGCATTAACCCCCCTCCTGCAACAGTCTTGAATTTGGACTTCCCTAATGAGTGCTTTCCACACCTCACTCTTGTACTAAGTGAATCTTTCCCCTTATCCCTATATAGCTATGGTAGCACGCAAGTAGCTACCAACAGAGGGACCAGGATGTCCCACTACCCTCCTAACCTACCTTTGTCCCTCCAGGTGTGTAACTGATGCCCTGCAGACAGGCTCTGTCTCCCAGTTCCTGGTCCGCTCTCAGCTGGACAGACTCCACCTCCAGCTAGAGGCCTTCCGCTTCCAGCAGCAGACCAGCCCCAATGTGAGTTACTTTGTCTGGGCTGCGGACAGGCCTTTCATGGGGGTTATACCATTATGGTGTTTACTTAAAACATACCAAATCTGGGCCTGTATTCAGTGTCTAAGTAATTCTAATCTAGAATTAAGTCTTCTCTCAAATTCGTTGTTTCAAAGGTCAAACTGATCCTAGTTCAGCACTTCTGAGACGCATTGAATGTGGGCCCATATGTATGCACGGCTTAGGACTGTTAATGTAAATATCAGAAACAAAGGTGATGTATCTGACTTGGGATGTATGCACTGCATATGGTATGTGGAGTTCACATTAAATTTCCACCAGTTAATAGCAATCTCTCATAGATCTACATCACCTGTAGCCTGAAGGCCAATGTAGCAACTGCTCCCCTAGACATGGAGCACAAGGCCTGCTCCTTCTCTTCAGGATCCAACCGGTATGCATGGGCTTCTCTTTGGCATTGGTATTTTTAGAGGCCTATCAATGGTATAACGTCATAATCCCCTCCACTCTTCTCCAGTTGGGTAGGAGCTGACGGGGATGATGCGGTGTGTGGCTGCTGTCAGACTTCCTGTggcaagaggaaggggaggagtctGCCCTCTGATACAGGTATGGTTGTGTTCCCCCTCAGATTCTGCTGATGCATGTCAGATCTTACAATGCCTTGGTAGGTATTTTGCATGTCAAATAACATGTTATAGCAATCTGGTGACCAACGACATGGTACGCGACCATTGGTTAATGCATGCAACATCGGAGCAGGGGAATGCTTG containing:
- the LOC115124357 gene encoding zona pellucida sperm-binding protein 3-like, whose protein sequence is MGQLERGSLYLFVILCLGWVCEAHWNSQRGPARQPVSLNYDDVSPTEPELREQDQTRPQVTARPSDPQSVVKVVLTPPELVRSVGARCGESRVRVEAKLDLFGTGQLVKAEDVSLGGCVSTELDLSAQVLLFESELHTCGSVLKMTEDYLVYAFTLIYTPTPEGVNSIVRTNDATVRIECHYLRRLNVSSNALRPTWLPYSATKVAEDSLTFTLALMNDDWKYERSSNVYFLGDIIHLAVSVQQYHHVPMRVFVDSCVATLVPDTNSAPKYDFIQNHGCVTDALQTGSVSQFLVRSQLDRLHLQLEAFRFQQQTSPNIYITCSLKANVATAPLDMEHKACSFSSGSNRWVGADGDDAVCGCCQTSCGKRKGRSLPSDTDVVWEEDAMLGPILIQDTYLKWEQEVHAGEQQVQAEAQHSHMLAEDPSEAGVSAEAVVVGLVMVLGLLCVGILVTVLYMRNKPNTYSSDFTHNL